From the genome of Rathayibacter sp. VKM Ac-2804:
GCACCTGCTGACGCCCGTCGCGCGCGCCGCGGTGCTGGAGGCGGGCGCCGCTCCTGTCGCGGTCGCCGCTGTCCCGGTCGCTGCCCTCCTCGCCGAGGAGGTCGCGCTGTGACGCCGGTGCTGCTGCTCGACGTGGTCGGCCTGACCGCGACGGCGCTCGCCGACATGCCGCGACTGTCCCGGCTCGCCCGGGCCGGCGGGCAGCTGCCGCTCGACACGATCCTCCCGGCCGTCACCTGCAGCGTGCAGTCCTCGATGCTCACCGGCACGCTGCCGGCGCAGCACGGGATCGTCGGCAACGGCTGGTACTTCCGCGACCTCGGCGAGGTGCACCTCTGGCGCCAGCACAACCGCCTGGTGACGGGGGAGAAGGTCTGGGAGACGGCCCGCCGGCTGTCCGACGGCGACCCGTACCGCGCCGCCAACATCGGCTGGTGGTACGCGATGGGGGCGACGACCGACGTCACCGTGACGCCGCGGCCGATCTACCACGCCGACGGCCGCAAGTCGCCGGACGCCTACGTCCGCCCGCCGGCGCTGCACGACGAGCTGGTCGGGAAGCTGGGCGCCTTCCCGCTGTTCCAGTACTGGGGGCCGACCGCGTCGCTGCGCTCCACGCAGTGGATGGTGGACGCGACCCGGCACGTGCTCGCCGGCGACGGCTCCGGCCCGCCGCAGCTCACCACGGCCTACCTGCCGCACCTCGACTACGACCTGCAGCGCTTCGGGCCGGACTCGCCCGAGGCGCGGCGGGCGGCGTCCGAGCTCGACGTGGTGCTCGCGCCGCTGCTCGACGACGCGGAGGCGCTCGGCGCGTCGGTCGTGGTCGTGGCGGAGTACGGGATCGCGGCGGCGGACACCCCCGTCGACGTCAACCGGGCGCTGCGGCGCGCGGGCCTGCTCGAGGTGTACGTGCAGGACGG
Proteins encoded in this window:
- a CDS encoding nucleotide pyrophosphatase/phosphodiesterase family protein, which codes for MTPVLLLDVVGLTATALADMPRLSRLARAGGQLPLDTILPAVTCSVQSSMLTGTLPAQHGIVGNGWYFRDLGEVHLWRQHNRLVTGEKVWETARRLSDGDPYRAANIGWWYAMGATTDVTVTPRPIYHADGRKSPDAYVRPPALHDELVGKLGAFPLFQYWGPTASLRSTQWMVDATRHVLAGDGSGPPQLTTAYLPHLDYDLQRFGPDSPEARRAASELDVVLAPLLDDAEALGASVVVVAEYGIAAADTPVDVNRALRRAGLLEVYVQDGREQLDPWTSRAFAVADHQIAHVYVPDAADLPRVRALLEALAGVDEVLDREAQARYGLDHERSGELVLVARPGAWFTYYYWLDDDRAPDFARGVDIHRKPGYDPAELFFDPADRLVKAKAAGNLAKKALGLRYAMNLVPLDASLVRGTHGRLPVSAADTPLVLTSDADLLPSGAASLPVTAVRDLVLAAHGPALARAAATARA